One Littorina saxatilis isolate snail1 linkage group LG10, US_GU_Lsax_2.0, whole genome shotgun sequence DNA window includes the following coding sequences:
- the LOC138978273 gene encoding uncharacterized protein, whose amino-acid sequence MSFEVNFGSQSNAPDRGGGSRGGRHRGGQRAEQHKDQSGKTEPGDRDQSRGRGRGRGGRRRAGRGYRGRGRGGNRAAGEGNKEDEEGEYDEDDGGDSDGGSSVTSEGQGRGGRRGGDRGRGHGGRDHGGRGRGGNQGYEQRGGKEATHHTEGQPKEVHIHHYYSHGPNETPPPPPQGGTYPPPSGNYHQPYPGPPPPPPSYPSYPQQPPTSYPSQPGYQPAYPPTYGQPFPAHATFSQAGPLPGSRPPLLNQPPLYTSPSQTPYRQPQPEQNYNTGYQKHQQQSRSEPGQSAGSERGSRQNLNQRPAAEKGGEGKQKQQDQHTKKGPKSKRNESEQRENTGNQDKARKAGQKQEDGEAAKPSNIPELGPDEWIKIFNLLLRQFQGRTKLGTLLSQKGNLFKGFSHEDAAEWLKHSNRFLTFEKNGVVKYVSVSYKEARSCFKYKKHNTDRCVNETCPWFHICRDFIAGCCPWDSSCHFNHSFHTKSNAKVCVEAGLQAFTDEEIRIISFRSSPVVCMKFGKGACQELDCPDIHICPQFLRDECNDEACNFGHLVKGPEHNNWVLTTYHMQGIPEQTLRKMVIAPDTDLSALDAQAKQVPPDPAEKFKKPAPGMKKAQSKDRLLDNSETPATKGQNLQKGRSQEALFQKLEMLLPTTFPVQEKRVRRRGKQQSGRDQDENGRDEEQNWHGKEQMVRSLSPQQSPPKPSQRPRPLSPNRAASKEGGDNQRPWPASHYTHLCEQFSWTGKCSRNYLCPRYHHRDKPPHVWQVHVSMEWQDFSTTDNFDIEQHFCALASHEVFEAVLDNIGGVKLSLDFNAMTAKVLNNYGADSAMSPGLLLKLRRWSTPSYVETEGNTPLNYYTQWCWYQMGDQGKMQPFIPGTLQYTLEEKSNRGQQKYFFEAGEERFLLLLQEMVLINLTQGSSSNVMRRPVSSFPDMSTFLLSEPPHCRHANLPTHWSSIDHYQDFEMVELDSSGTEYLDVARSFHTTVTRESDTILRVFRVQNPGLWDKYCSTRRSMTPRDGNVQDVAEKKLYHGTPTLQAARGICANNIDFRRSGEYAGSRYGRGAYFSTHAMYSKNFTRGPDRYMFLAKVLVGKYTRGEQSYTSPPVREGLKLYDSCVDDESAPTIFVIFDLAQSYPEYLIQFEDARIESPLGQQQSPGVGPAAVLGSGSGFSGQDPLGSSRSGITPGSAAQKPVPAPRPSARPLPRGVQYTTQDAGLQYSNPYAHSATGVAGAVPKSQARASPDKTKSSSAKKSDNDKCLIS is encoded by the exons ATGTCGTTCGAAGTGAATTTCGGCAGCCAGTCCAACGCACCAGACAGAGGCGGTGGGTCAAGAGGAGGCCGGCACAGAGGAGGGCAAAGGGCGGAACAGCACAAAGACCAGTCAGGCAAAACGGAGCCAGGCGATCGTGACCAGTCcagaggaagggggagaggtCGCGGGGGACGAAGACGAGCAGGAAGAGGATACAGAGGACGGGGACGAGGAGGCAATCGTGCTGCAGGCGAGGGGAACAAAGAGGACGAAGAAGGGGAATACGATGAAGATGATGGTGGTGACAGCGACGGAGGAAGCAGCGTGACCAGCGAAGGTCAAGGACGAGGAGGCCGAAGAGGAGGAGATCGAGGAAGAGGCCACGGCGGAAGAGATCATGGCGGAAGAGGAAGGGGAGGCAACCAGGGGTACGAACAGAGGGGAGGTAAAGAAGCTACGCATCACACAGAGGGACAGCCGAAGGAAGTCCACATTCACCACTACTACTCTCACGGGCCTAACGAGacaccccctccaccccctcaAGGTGGGACGTACCCCCCTCCTTCTGGGAATTACCACCAGCCTTACCCTggccctcctcctcctcctcccagcTACCCGAGCTACCCCCAACAACCTCCAACCTCATACCCGTCTCAACCAGGCTACCAGCCAGCCTACCCTCCTACCTACGGGCAGCCCTTTCCCGCCCACGCGACCTTCAGCCAAGCGGGCCCACTCCCAGGCTCTAGACCACCCCTTCTGAATCAGCCTCCTCTGTACACTTCACCCAGTCAGACCCCTTATCGACAACCCCAACCCGAGCAGAATTATAACACAGGTTATCAGAAGCACCAACAACAGAGCCGTTCGGAGCCAGGGCAATCTGCAGGATCAGAGAGAGGGAGTCGTCAGAATCTGAACCAGAGACCGGCTGCAGAAAAGGGAGGAGAGGGCAAACAAAAGCAGCAAGACCAACACACGAAAAAAGGACCAAAGTCGAAGAGGAACGAATCCGAGCAAAGGGAAAACACTGGGAATCAAGACAAGGCTCGCAAGGCCGGACAGAAACAGGAGGACGGCGAGGCTGCCAAGCCTAGCAACATCCCAGAGCTCGGTCCTGACGAATGGATCAAGATCTTCAACCTACTACTCAGGCAGTTCCAGGGGCGGACGAAACTGGGAACGCTCTTGTCCCAGAAAGGAAACCTCTTCAAGGGATTCAGCCATGAAGACGCTGCAGAGTGGCTAAAGCACTCCAACCGCTTCTTGACTTTCGAGAAGAACGGCGTGGTGAAGTACGTCTCCGTCAGCTACAAAGAAGCCCGCTCCTGCTTCAAGTACAAGAAGCACAACACAGACAGATGCGTGAACGAAACCTGCCCTTGGTTCCACATCTGCAGGGACTTTATCGCCGGCTGCTGCCCTTGGGACTCCAGTTGTCACTTCAACCACAGCTTCCACACCAAGAGCAACGCCAAGGTGTGTGTTGAAGCTGGGCTGCAGGCCTTTACTGATGAAGAGATCCGAATTATTTCGTTCCGTAGCTCACCAGTGGTTTGCATGAAGTTCGGCAAGGGTGCCTGTCAAGAATTAGACTGCCCAGATATTCACATCTGTCCCCAGTTCCTGAGAGATGAATGCAACGACGAAGCCTGCAACTTTGGTCACTTGGTCAAGGGGCCTGAGCACAACAACTGGGTGCTGACGACCTACCACATGCAGGGAATCCCAGAGCAAACCTTGCGTAAGATGGTCATCGCACCTGATACTGACCTTTCTGCACTCGATGCCCAAGCAAAGCAGGTACCACCCGACCCTGCCGAAAAGTTCAAGAAGCCTGCACCTGGTATGAAAAAAGCGCAAAGCAAGGACAGACTTCTGGACAACTCAGAGACGCCTGCCACAAAAGGGCAAAATCTGCAGAAGGGGCGCAGTCAGGAGGCTTTGTTCCAAAAGTTAGAGATGTTGCTCCCCACAACTTTTCCAGTACAAGAAAAGCGCGTTCGTAGGCGTGGCAAACAACAAAGTGGGCGTGATCAAGACGAGAATGGGCGTGATGAAGAGCAAAACTGGCATGGCAAAGAGCAGATGGTGCGATCTTTAAGTCCTCAACAGTCACCTCCAAAGCCATCGCAACGCCCAAGGCCGCTCTCGCCGAACAGGGCTGCTTCGAAGGAGG GTGGAGACAACCAGAGGCCGTGGCCTGCCAGCCACTACACTCATCTGTGCGAGCAGTTCTCTTGGACTGGCAAGTGCAGCAGAAACTACCTGTGTCCCAGGTATCACCATAGGGATAAGCCGCCTCACGTCTGGCAGGTACACGTCTCTATGGAGTGGCAGGACTTTTCCACCACTGACAACTTCGACATCGAGCAGCACTTCTGTGCTCTGGCGTCGCACGAGGTCTTTGAG GCTGTTCTGGACAACATTGGAGGTGTAAAGCTGTCCCTGGATTTCAACGCCATGACGGCAAAGGTGCTCAACAACTATGGGGCAGACTCCGCCATGTCTCCGGGCCTGCTGCTCAAACTGCGGAGATGGTCCACGCCTTCCTACGTGGAAACCGAGGGTAACACGCCCCTAAACTACTACACTCAGTGGTGCTGGTACCAGATGGGCGACCAGGGGAagatgcagccttttattccg GGAACGCTTCAGTACACACTGGAGGAGAAGTCCAACCGGGGTCAACAGAAGTATTTCTTTGAGGCTGGGGAAGAGCGCTTCTTACTTCTGCTGCAGGAGATGGTCCTGATCAATCTGACTCAGGGAAGCAGTTCTAACGTCATGCGTCGTCCAGTCTCATCTTTTCCTGATAT GTCTACTTTCCTGCTGAGCGAACCGCCACACTGCCGCCATGCCAACCTGCCGACCCACTGGAGCAGCATTGACCACTACCAGGACTTTGAGATGGTGGAATTGGACAGCTCGGGGACAGAGTACCTGGACGTTGCCAGATCCTTCCACACAACTGTCACCCGTGAATCCGACACCATTCTGCGTGTGTTCAGGGTTCAAAACCCGGGCCTGTGGGACAAATATTGCAG CACAAGAAGGTCGATGACACCACGAGATGGAAACGTGCAAGATGTGGCCGAAAAGAAGCTGTACCATGGCACCCCAACGCTGCAAGCAGCTCGCGGGATTTGCGCCAACAACATAGATTTCCGTCGGTCAGGAGAGTATGCCGGCTCGCGCTACGGCAGAGGGGCTTATTTCTCCACCCATGCCATGTACAGCAAAAATTTCACTCGCGGTCCAGACCGCTACATGTTCCTCGCTAAAGTCCTCGTGGGGAAGTACACACGAGGCGAACAGTCGTACACCTCCCCTCCGGTCAGGGAGGGGCTCAAATTGTACGATTCGTGCGTGGACGATGAGTCTGCGCCCACTATCTTCGTCATCTTCGATCTGGCTCAGAGCTACCCCGAGTACCTCATTCAGTTCGAGGATGCGAGGATAGAATCTCCTCTCGGGCAACAGCAGTCGCCAGGGGTCGGTCCCGCGGCCGTTTTGGGATCAGGTTCGGGTTTCTCTGGACAAGATCCGCTAGGCTCGTCCCGGTCTGGAATAACCCCTGGGTCTGCCGCCCAAAAGCCAGTCCCTGCTCCTCGGCCTTCGGCAAGGCCCCTGCCTAGGGGGGTGCAGTACACAACTCAAGATGCTGGGTTGCAGTACTCAAACCCTTACGCCCATAGTGCTACAGGTGTTGCAGGTGCTGTGCCAAAAAGCCAGGCAAGGGCCTCTCCAGATAAGACGAAGTCTTCTTCCGCAAAGAAATCAGATAATGACAAATGTCTGATATCCTAG